Proteins found in one Agaribacterium sp. ZY112 genomic segment:
- a CDS encoding 3-ketoacyl-ACP reductase FabG2 has product MSLRVLVTGSSRGIGKEIALRLAQDGYELVLHCRSRIKEAEAVKSEVESLGSQASILQFDLCDRALARELIEKDIEENGCYYGVVCNAGLASDGAFPALSEEDWDSVVRTNLDGFYNVLHPVTMPMVRRKAPGRIITLSSVSGLMGNRGQVNYSAAKAGIIGATKALAIELAKRKITVNCVAPGLIETEMTESVHMDEAMKLIPMNRVGKPEEVSSLVSYLMSDSAAYITRQVISVNGGMF; this is encoded by the coding sequence ATGTCATTACGTGTATTGGTAACAGGTTCCAGCAGAGGCATTGGAAAAGAGATTGCACTGCGTTTAGCTCAAGATGGCTATGAGCTTGTTCTTCATTGTCGCAGCAGAATTAAAGAGGCAGAGGCTGTGAAATCGGAAGTGGAGAGCTTGGGCTCTCAAGCTAGTATTTTGCAGTTTGATCTTTGCGATCGAGCACTTGCCCGAGAGCTAATAGAAAAGGATATTGAAGAAAACGGCTGTTATTACGGAGTTGTATGTAATGCTGGTTTGGCAAGTGACGGCGCTTTTCCTGCTCTTTCTGAGGAGGATTGGGATAGTGTTGTGCGTACAAATTTAGACGGTTTTTACAATGTTCTCCATCCCGTTACGATGCCCATGGTTCGCAGGAAGGCGCCTGGACGTATTATTACTTTATCGTCTGTTTCTGGCTTGATGGGTAATCGTGGTCAAGTCAATTATAGTGCTGCAAAGGCCGGTATTATAGGAGCTACAAAGGCTCTGGCTATTGAATTGGCAAAGAGAAAAATTACTGTAAACTGTGTCGCTCCGGGTCTGATTGAAACTGAAATGACTGAATCGGTACATATGGACGAGGCAATGAAACTCATTCCGATGAATCGAGTAGGTAAACCTGAAGAAGTCTCTTCATTGGTTAGCTACCTGATGTCTGATTCTGCAGCGTACATCACCCGGCAGGTGATTTCTGTCAACGGCGGTATGTTCTAA
- a CDS encoding DUF3261 domain-containing protein, with protein sequence MRAIFYAWFLLLISACSNVHKKERLAPALSSWLPADTLAVAQYIDIHRANKSWQLQAMLEGNAGGIKLLLMSELGQRLFLLDYDGEQLSNSKYVVVPMPFDEAYILQSLQFSFWPDQALNELEPLGYSFNFYEDGRREIFYKGELYAERVLIDGCDKKVELHQYTYKFVLTIQSQNLLHQTDKQGDYRADDCIFPSH encoded by the coding sequence ATGAGAGCAATATTCTATGCTTGGTTTTTACTCTTAATATCGGCTTGCTCTAATGTTCATAAAAAGGAGCGGCTTGCACCTGCTCTTAGCTCTTGGTTGCCAGCTGACACACTAGCTGTGGCGCAATACATCGATATTCACAGGGCTAATAAAAGCTGGCAGTTACAAGCGATGCTGGAAGGTAATGCCGGTGGTATTAAGTTGTTACTTATGAGTGAGTTGGGTCAGCGTTTATTTTTACTTGACTATGATGGCGAGCAACTCTCTAATTCTAAGTATGTAGTTGTGCCCATGCCATTTGATGAGGCCTATATTCTGCAATCTTTACAGTTTTCCTTTTGGCCTGATCAGGCTCTAAATGAATTAGAGCCTTTAGGTTATAGTTTTAATTTTTATGAAGATGGACGGCGTGAAATTTTTTATAAGGGTGAGCTCTATGCAGAGCGTGTACTTATAGATGGGTGTGATAAAAAAGTTGAATTACACCAGTATACTTATAAGTTTGTATTAACGATTCAAAGTCAAAACTTGCTACATCAAACTGATAAACAAGGAGACTATCGTGCGGACGACTGTATCTTTCCCTCCCATTGA